One genomic segment of Fusobacterium nucleatum includes these proteins:
- a CDS encoding EamA family transporter, giving the protein MQENHKYNIYMFIATIFFGMTYVLTKICLNYSTEFHIISFRFLIAFIVSLIFLQ; this is encoded by the coding sequence ATGCAAGAAAATCATAAATATAATATTTATATGTTTATTGCCACTATCTTTTTTGGAATGACCTATGTTTTAACAAAAATTTGTTTAAATTATTCAACAGAATTTCATATAATAAGTTTTAGATTTTTAATAGCTTTTATAGTGTCATTAATTTTTTTACAATAA
- a CDS encoding ATP-binding protein → MLKKESELKNRSHYLEKLIEFKDTDFVKIITGIRRCGKSSLMKLMIKHLLENAVEKEQIIQINFESIEFKKMTVENLYNYVKSNLPKDKKAYLFFDEIQKIPEWQDAINSFRVDFECDIYITGSNAFLLSSEYATYLAGRSVEIKVFPLSFIEFVDFHGYKIIEKKNLIGGIGRKVENENGETYEIKELFEAYITFGGMPSLTEVPLELDKALTILDGIYSSVVIRDILEREKQRGRRQVTDSSLLRKIIMFLADNIGNNISINSISNILLNEKLIETKPAVQTVQSYVSTLLEAYIFYEIKRFDIKGKEYLKTLGKYYIVDIGLRNYLLGFRNRDIGHSIENIVYFELLRRGYDVAIGKIGENEIDFIATNINTKIYIQVTENIASSSTREREIAPFYKIQDNFEKIVITNDESYLEIQDGIKIIRLVDFLLDENIL, encoded by the coding sequence ATGTTAAAAAAAGAAAGTGAACTAAAAAATCGTAGTCACTACTTAGAAAAACTTATTGAATTTAAAGATACTGATTTTGTAAAAATTATCACAGGTATTCGCCGTTGTGGAAAATCAAGTTTAATGAAATTAATGATAAAACACCTTTTAGAAAATGCAGTTGAAAAAGAACAGATTATACAAATAAATTTTGAGTCAATAGAATTCAAAAAAATGACTGTTGAAAATTTATACAATTATGTAAAAAGCAACTTGCCAAAAGATAAAAAAGCTTATTTGTTTTTTGATGAAATTCAAAAAATTCCAGAATGGCAAGATGCTATAAATTCATTTAGAGTTGATTTTGAATGTGATATCTATATAACAGGTTCTAATGCTTTTTTGTTATCAAGTGAATATGCAACTTATTTAGCAGGAAGAAGTGTTGAGATTAAAGTTTTTCCTTTATCTTTTATTGAATTTGTTGATTTTCATGGATATAAAATTATTGAAAAGAAAAATTTAATAGGTGGTATAGGCAGAAAAGTTGAAAATGAAAATGGAGAAACTTATGAAATAAAAGAACTTTTTGAAGCATATATAACTTTTGGTGGAATGCCAAGTCTTACAGAAGTTCCTCTAGAACTGGACAAGGCTTTAACTATTCTTGATGGAATTTATTCAAGTGTTGTGATAAGAGATATCTTAGAACGTGAAAAACAAAGGGGTAGAAGACAAGTAACAGATTCAAGTTTGCTTAGAAAAATTATAATGTTTTTAGCAGATAACATTGGAAATAATATCTCTATTAATTCTATTTCTAATATTTTACTAAATGAAAAATTAATAGAAACTAAGCCTGCTGTTCAGACAGTACAGTCTTATGTTTCTACTCTTCTTGAAGCATATATATTTTATGAAATAAAAAGATTTGATATTAAAGGAAAAGAATATTTAAAAACACTAGGAAAATATTATATTGTAGATATTGGTTTAAGAAATTATTTACTAGGATTTAGAAATAGGGATATAGGACATAGTATTGAAAATATTGTTTATTTTGAACTATTACGTCGTGGATATGATGTGGCAATAGGAAAAATAGGAGAAAATGAAATAGATTTTATAGCTACAAATATAAATACTAAAATTTACATACAAGTAACTGAAAATATAGCTAGCTCAAGTACAAGAGAAAGAGAGATAGCACCATTTTACAAAATTCAAGATAACTTTGAAAAAATAGTAATTACTAATGATGAAAGCTATTTAGAGATACAAGATGGAATTAAAATTATAAGATTAGTAGATTTTTTACTTGATGAAAATATATTATAG
- the groL gene encoding chaperonin GroEL (60 kDa chaperone family; promotes refolding of misfolded polypeptides especially under stressful conditions; forms two stacked rings of heptamers to form a barrel-shaped 14mer; ends can be capped by GroES; misfolded proteins enter the barrel where they are refolded when GroES binds): MAKIINFNDEARKKLEIGVNTLADAVKITLGPRGRNVVLEKSYGAPLITNDGVTIAKEIELEDPFENMGAALVKEVAIKSNDVAGDGTTTATILAQAIVKEGLKMLSAGANPIFLKKGIELAAKEAIDVLKDKAKKIESNEEISQVASISAGDEEIGKLIAQAMAKVGETGVITVEEAKSLETTLETVEGMQFDKGYVSPYMVTDSERMTAELDNPLILLTDKKISSMKELLPLLEQTVQMSKPVLIVADDIEGEALTTLVINKLRGTLNVVAVKAPAFGDRRKAILEDIAILTGGEVISEEKGMKLEEATIQQLGKAKTVKVTKDLTVIVDGGGKQENISARVNSIKAQIEETTSDYDKEKLQERLAKLSGGVAVIKVGAATEVEMKDKKLRIEDALNATRAAVEEGIVAGGGTILLDIIESMKDFNETGEIAMGIEIVKRALEAPIKQIAENCGLNGGVVLEKVRMSPKGFGFDAKNEKYVNMIESGIIDPAKVTRAAIQNSTSVASLLLTTEVVIANKKEEEKAPMGAGGMMPGMM, encoded by the coding sequence ATGGCAAAAATTATAAATTTTAATGATGAAGCTAGAAAAAAATTAGAAATTGGAGTTAATACACTTGCAGATGCGGTAAAAATTACATTAGGACCTAGAGGAAGAAATGTAGTTCTTGAAAAATCCTATGGTGCACCTTTAATTACTAATGATGGTGTTACAATAGCAAAAGAAATTGAATTGGAAGACCCATTTGAAAATATGGGTGCTGCCCTAGTTAAAGAAGTTGCTATTAAATCAAATGATGTTGCAGGAGATGGAACAACAACTGCTACAATCCTAGCACAAGCTATTGTTAAAGAAGGATTAAAAATGTTAAGTGCTGGTGCAAATCCTATTTTCTTAAAGAAAGGAATTGAACTTGCTGCAAAAGAAGCTATTGATGTTTTAAAAGATAAAGCTAAAAAAATTGAATCTAATGAAGAAATTTCACAAGTTGCATCAATTTCAGCTGGTGATGAAGAAATAGGTAAATTAATTGCTCAAGCTATGGCAAAAGTTGGTGAAACAGGTGTTATTACTGTTGAAGAAGCAAAATCTTTGGAAACAACTTTAGAAACTGTTGAAGGAATGCAATTTGATAAAGGATATGTTTCTCCATATATGGTTACAGATTCTGAAAGAATGACAGCAGAACTTGATAATCCTTTAATCTTATTAACAGATAAAAAGATTTCTTCAATGAAAGAATTATTACCTTTACTTGAACAAACAGTACAAATGTCTAAACCTGTTTTAATTGTTGCTGATGATATTGAGGGAGAAGCTCTAACTACTCTTGTTATAAATAAATTAAGAGGAACTTTAAATGTTGTTGCTGTTAAAGCTCCTGCGTTTGGAGATAGAAGAAAAGCTATACTTGAAGATATTGCTATTCTAACTGGTGGAGAAGTTATATCAGAAGAAAAGGGAATGAAACTAGAAGAAGCTACTATTCAACAATTAGGAAAAGCTAAGACTGTTAAAGTTACAAAAGATTTAACTGTAATTGTTGATGGTGGAGGAAAACAAGAAAATATATCTGCAAGAGTTAATTCAATAAAGGCTCAAATAGAAGAAACTACTTCTGATTATGATAAAGAAAAATTACAAGAAAGACTTGCAAAATTATCTGGTGGAGTTGCAGTTATAAAAGTTGGAGCTGCCACAGAAGTTGAAATGAAAGATAAGAAATTAAGAATAGAAGATGCTTTAAATGCAACAAGAGCTGCTGTTGAAGAAGGAATAGTTGCAGGTGGAGGAACTATCCTACTTGATATTATTGAATCAATGAAAGATTTTAATGAAACTGGTGAAATAGCTATGGGTATTGAAATAGTTAAAAGAGCTTTAGAAGCACCTATCAAACAAATAGCTGAAAACTGTGGATTAAATGGTGGAGTAGTTTTAGAAAAAGTAAGAATGTCACCAAAAGGTTTTGGATTTGATGCTAAAAATGAAAAATATGTTAATATGATAGAATCTGGAATTATTGACCCAGCAAAAGTTACAAGAGCTGCTATACAAAATTCTACTTCTGTTGCATCTCTACTTCTAACAACAGAAGTTGTTATTGCAAATAAGAAGGAAGAAGAAAAAGCTCCAATGGGAGCTGGTGGAATGATGCCAGGAATGATGTAA
- a CDS encoding co-chaperone GroES produces the protein MNIKPIGERVLLKPIKKEEKTKSGILLSSKSSNTDTQNQAEVIALGKGDKLEGIKVGDKVIFNKFSGNEIEDGDVKYLIVNAEDILAIIG, from the coding sequence ATGAATATCAAACCTATTGGAGAAAGGGTTTTGTTAAAACCAATAAAAAAAGAAGAAAAGACTAAGAGTGGTATATTACTTAGTTCAAAATCATCTAATACAGATACACAAAATCAAGCGGAAGTTATTGCTTTGGGAAAAGGAGATAAATTAGAAGGAATTAAAGTTGGAGATAAAGTTATTTTCAATAAATTTTCTGGAAATGAAATAGAAGATGGAGATGTAAAATATTTGATAGTTAATGCTGAAGATATTTTGGCTATTATTGGATAA
- a CDS encoding YbaK/EbsC family protein, with product MSIETVRKHLEKYSLDNKIREFSESTATVEEAAKVNSCEPARIAKSLSFIINDIPTIIVVAGDTKINNQKFKAKFKTKAKMIAGSDVENLIGHPVGGVCPFGIKDNVKVYLDESMKRFETMLPACGTANSAIELTLEELEKASNYIEWIDVCQI from the coding sequence ATGTCAATAGAAACTGTTAGAAAACATTTAGAAAAATATAGTTTAGATAATAAAATAAGAGAATTTTCAGAATCAACAGCAACAGTTGAAGAAGCAGCAAAGGTTAATTCTTGTGAACCTGCTAGAATAGCAAAATCTTTGTCATTTATTATAAATGATATTCCAACTATTATAGTTGTTGCAGGAGATACAAAGATTAATAATCAAAAATTCAAAGCTAAATTTAAAACTAAGGCTAAGATGATAGCAGGCAGTGATGTTGAAAATCTAATAGGTCATCCAGTTGGAGGAGTCTGTCCTTTTGGGATTAAAGATAATGTAAAGGTTTATTTGGATGAATCAATGAAAAGATTTGAAACTATGCTTCCAGCTTGTGGGACTGCAAATAGTGCTATTGAACTTACTCTTGAAGAACTTGAAAAAGCTTCAAATTATATTGAATGGATAGATGTTTGTCAAATTTAA